The genomic DNA CCGGACGAGCGCTCCTTCGACGCCAAAATTCGGGCGCTGGGCGAATACCTCGACGCCCACATCCGGGAAGAGGAAGGATCCCTCCTGGCCGAGGCGCGGCGGCTGGATCGCACGCGCCTCCGGGGGCTTTCCGACCGGCTGGCCGGGCGCGAGGGCGCGGCCTGAAGGGGGAATCCCCCCTCAGGCCTCCGGAAGCTCCACCCAGAACCGCGAACCCTTCCCTTCCTCCGATTCCACCCCCACCCGGCCGCCCATCCGCTCGAGGGCCCTTTTCACCATCGCCAGCCCGATTCCGCTCCCCGCGTAGCGGCCGTTCGCGTGCAGGCGTTCGAACACGCGGAAAAGGCGCCCCTGATGCTCCCGGGCGATGCCGATCCCGTTGTCCTCCACGACAAGACGGACGCGATCCCCCGACCGCGCGGCGAAGATCCGAACCTGCGGCGCCACCCCGGGGCGCACGAACTTCACTGCGTTCCCCACGAGATTCAGAATCGCCTGCCGCAGCGTCAGCCGGTGGCCGGTCACGCGCGGCAGCGGCCTCTCGACGGCCACCCGGGCGCCCGCGCGCTCCAGATCCGGCGCCATCTCCCCCAGAATCTCGTCCGCCAGGGCTTCCAGATCCACGGCCTCCAGCGCGATCTCCGACCGGGACAGGCGGCTGTACGCCAGCAGGTCGCAGGTCAGCTTGTCCATCCGCCGCGCCGACTCCACGATCCGCCACGCGTACTCGCGTCCCTCCGGACCCAGCGCCGGGCCGAACCCCTCCAGAAGGATCTCCCCGAAGCTCGCCATGGACCGCAGCGGCGCGCGCAGATCGTGAGACACGGAATAAACGAACGTTTCCAGCTCCCGAACCGCTTCTTCCAGCTCGGCCGTGCGCCTCTCGACGCGACGCTCGAGGTCTTCCTTCAGGCGCCGGATTTCCTCCTGGGCCCGCCGCCGCTCGGTCACCTCAAGTACGGCGCCGACGAGGCGGACGGGCAGGTTCGCGTCGTCGCAGAAGACGCGCCCCCGGCCGGCCACCCAGCGTTCGCGACCCGTCCGGGAATCGACGACCCGGAACTCATCCTTGTAGGAACGCGAAGGGCTTTGCTCGCACGGGTTCCGGAAGAGGCTCCGCTCGACGCGGGACCGGTCCTCGGGATGGATCGAGGCGAGAAAGTTTTCGACCGTCAGGCGTCCGCCCGGGTCCAGCCCCCACAGCTCCAGAACGCGATCCGAGCAGACGAACTCCCCCGTCGCCAGGTTCCAATCCCAGATCCCCAGCTCCGCCGCCTCAAGGGCCAGGCGAAGCCGTTCCTCGCTCCGGCGTGAAGATTCGTCCGCCTTCTTCCGCCGCCGGAGTTTCCGCCCGGGCGGCCCCGCCGCATCGTCCGTGCGCCGCAGGCGCAGGAGAATGAAGGTCCCCCCAAGCCGCGCGGGCGGCCCGAGAAGAACGGCCCGGCAGGCCAGGGGCGCCGCCGATCCGTCCGGCCCGCGGAGTTCCAGGACGCCGTCCCGGGAAGCTTCGGCCCGGGCCCAGCGCTTCAGGTTCTCTTCCAGCGCGGAACGGGAACCCGCCGTCAAGTCCGCCAGCGTCCGCCGGACCAGGGTTTCCCGGGAGCGACCGAGCAGCTCCGCAGCCGCGTCGTTCGCGTCCAGGATCTTTCCGAGCGGATCCAGGAGCAGCGCCGCCTCGGAGAAATGCCGGGCCGCGAGGAAGAAACCCGAGGGTCGCGAAGGGACGTCCTTCATGAAGGCCTCGCCCGACGGCCGGGGGCGACTTCCAGCCTCCGGAATGTGCGGGCGCATTCTAGGCGGACGGCCTCGCGGCGACAAGAGGCGATCGAAAAAAAGCGCGGCGGACTTCACCGCGCCTTCGGGCTTGGCGCGAACTCGACCACCCAGGCCCCGTGCGGCTCCAGGGAGGCGCGGAATCGGCTTTCCGAAAGATTCACCCCGCGGCCCCCGAGCAGCTCACGGGCGCGCCCGACCCTGCGGGCCAGCTCCGGATCCAGGATCACCCGTCCCTCTTCATCCCGCTCGCCCGGGTTGAGAATCACGAGGTAGACATGTCCCGAGGCGTCCGGCCCGAACCGCTCGACGGCGAGACGCTCGTTGTCGCACGCGGCGTGCGTCACCGGATGCCAGCCCGCGGCCGACAGGCGACGCAGGAGCGGAACGTACTTCCGGAAGACCGGCCGGTCCCGCTCATACCAGGCCGGCACTCCCCAATACGGGCGGTTCCAGGCGTCGGCGCTGAAGCAGCTCGGAAAAATCCCATAGAGCAGGCACCGGCGGAAGGCGCGCTCCAGGAGCTCCGGCGTCAGCCGGTCGAAGTCGGTATTGAAGAGCAGCAGGAACGGCTTCTGGAAGGCCATCGCCCGCCAGAAGGCGAGCGTCGCATCGTCGTCCGGCCGCCAGCGTCCGTCCGGAAACCAGTCGGCCTCCATGCCGAGAACGTCGATCCAGGGACACAGGAAACCGAACCTCCGCGGGACGCCGTTGGAGAAGACGAATCGGCCGCGCGCGCGCTGCTCCGCCGCCCGCGCGCGGGCGTGCTCGTAGGCCGCCTGGCCCTTGAAGATCACGGGACGCCCCGTCGAAGGGCAGAAGCTCGGCGGCGCGGTCGCCCGGCGCGCGTGGTCGCGGTCGAAGTCGAGCTCCGCCGTCACGTATCCCTCCAGGGAGTCCAGAAACTCCCCGTCGAGTCCCGGCGGGCCCTCCCCGACGCGGAAGAGTTCGCGGATCGCGGGCGACCGCGGGTTCGGATTGAGGCTCCAGGCGGCGCCGTCGCACCAGGGGGCCGAACGGAAGACGAAGGCGCGACGCCCATCGTCCCGAGCCATCCCGGAAAAGAGCGCCGCCCGCGCGCCGGGATCCCCCGACGCGGCCCGGCGCTCCAGTTCGCGGCGGGCTTCCTCTTCGCGCCTCGGAACTTCGGGGGCCATCGGCATCCACCAGACCAGGGGCTCCGAATAGCGGAAGCTCAGAATTCCTCGCGCGTCGTCCGCGGCCGCGTGCTCGCCGCCTTCGTGGAACTTGAATCCGAAGTCCTCCCAGCCCGGAACGGCGCCCGCGTCGCCGAAAGGAAGCCACGTCCCGGACTCCAGAATCCGCGCGGCGTAGCGCTCCGGAAAGAGCTCGTACAGGCGCTCCAGCGCGGCGCGGAATCCCCAACGGGGCGGAAATCGGAAGAGGACGAACGAGAAAGGCGCGGATCCGCCCGCGGGCAGTCCCAGGTCGTAGGCGACGTAGAACTGCCGCGTCCCGGCGTGGTAGACGATCCGATAGTGCGCCGGCGGGTCCACATCCACGGCCAGCGCCAGGCCTTCGGCGTCCGAGAAGATCGCCCCCAGCGGATAGCGCGAAAGCATGCCCGTGGCGCCGCAGGGGATGCGGACCGCGTGGAGATACTCGCCCCTTCCGGCGATGGGCCGCGAGCGCCGCACGTCATCGCCCCAGCGCCAACCGCGCGCGTCCACCGGAAGAGCGAAAAGCAGCGTGACCGCGCGATCCGTTCCGCGAAGATCCGAGAGCCGCCCCCGGAAGATCACGCGGTCGGCTTGCGCCTCGGCCTCCGTGTCCAGGCGCAGGCCGAGCGGGGCGCACGCGCCCTCCGGGA from Planctomycetota bacterium includes the following:
- a CDS encoding ATP-binding protein; its protein translation is MKDVPSRPSGFFLAARHFSEAALLLDPLGKILDANDAAAELLGRSRETLVRRTLADLTAGSRSALEENLKRWARAEASRDGVLELRGPDGSAAPLACRAVLLGPPARLGGTFILLRLRRTDDAAGPPGRKLRRRKKADESSRRSEERLRLALEAAELGIWDWNLATGEFVCSDRVLELWGLDPGGRLTVENFLASIHPEDRSRVERSLFRNPCEQSPSRSYKDEFRVVDSRTGRERWVAGRGRVFCDDANLPVRLVGAVLEVTERRRAQEEIRRLKEDLERRVERRTAELEEAVRELETFVYSVSHDLRAPLRSMASFGEILLEGFGPALGPEGREYAWRIVESARRMDKLTCDLLAYSRLSRSEIALEAVDLEALADEILGEMAPDLERAGARVAVERPLPRVTGHRLTLRQAILNLVGNAVKFVRPGVAPQVRIFAARSGDRVRLVVEDNGIGIAREHQGRLFRVFERLHANGRYAGSGIGLAMVKRALERMGGRVGVESEEGKGSRFWVELPEA